A window of Carassius carassius chromosome 48, fCarCar2.1, whole genome shotgun sequence genomic DNA:
ATTTATAGTTATGTTCAGGAAATTCTGAAATATATGCAAAGCGATAAAAATAGCAATGCAGTCTTTATATGCAGTATAAGAAAGTGCATGGGCTGAAAATCCTGTGATATCTACCTTTGATATAGTAACCCATATTTGTGTGTAGTTATATAGTTCAGTCTCATTTCTTCCTTGGTTTAATTCAGTATGTTTGCACCAATTCAAACAATTTGGATGTAGTTCATTATCACAGGCATACTTTCCATTCCAGTCTGTTGCTGCACACGCAATATAATCGCCATCAATCAAACAAACATAACCACACCACAAATGGAACCAGACAAATCACAAATGTACTACAGTTCCACTCAGATCCACACTTGTCCTGTGCTTGAGATGTTACACAGGTGCCCCGTGCTCTAAGCTTGAAAAATAGAAGAATTATAACAATAGCAACGGGAACAGGTACAAAAAAGATTAAAACTGATATCACTGTATTCCACCCAACAAGGCATGGGCATGAGAACTTTACATCCATTAATATCTGGAAACCCACTAACAAAGCTAGCAGTGGACCAGCTAACTTAATATTAGATTTGGACAGCAACTTTAACACATTCATAAAGTATGGAGGATCCATCTTAAATCACACAACACGATAACTTATGCCTGACGAGCCTTTAGATTTTTTCCTGTGTGGAGTAAATccctggaaaaaatatatatatattttggcaaTTATTTACGGAATGCCAAATTATGCATTGGAAACCATATTGTTTTTACTTACTCTGGTTGTTGCTCTTTTTGTCTCCATTGAAAAAATTACCAGTGAATTCATTTTATCTTGCTTCTGCAGGTAAGTTATGCAAGTGACAGGAAATGATCATCTTAAAGTGCTTTAGCAAGAACCATGTTGTTGCAACAAATCTCCCCAAAGTTGCCACTATttcaaaatgaaagtgaaagttatcaaacagaaaaatatttgttttaagctAATCGCTGCTGCTTTAGCAATTGTTGCATAtcaacccttaaaaaaaaaaaaaaaaaaaaaatatatatatatatatatatatatatatatatatatatatatattagaatgtcagaatgggaaagaaaggtgatttaagcaattttgagcgtgacatggttgttggtgccagacgggcaggtctgagtatttcacaatctgctcagttactgggattttcacgcacaaccatttctagggtttacaaagaatggtgtgaaaagggaaaaacatcctgtatgcggcagtcctgtgggtgaaaatgccttgttgatgctagaggacAGAgcagaatgggccgactgattcaagctgatagaagagcaactctgactgaaataaccactcgttacaaccgaggtatgcagtaaagcatttgtgaagccagcacacacacaaccttgaggcggattgGCTACAACagcactacaaataggaaaaagaggctaaaaTTTGCTcgagctcaccaaaatttgacagttgaagactggaaaaatattgcctggtctgatgagtcccgATTTCTGTTAAGACATTCAGAATGAGAATGAGatgcgtaaacagaatgagaacatggatccatcatgccttgttaccactgtgcaggctggtggtggtggtgtaatggtgtgggggatgttttcttggcacgctttaggccccttagtgccaattgggcatcgtttaaatgccacggcctacctgagcattgtttctgaccacgtccatccctttatgaccaccatgtacccatcctctgatggctacttccagcaggataatgcaccatgtcacaaagcttgaatcatttcaaattggtttcttgaacatgacaatgagttcactgtactaaaatggtccccacagtcaccagatcttaacccaatagagcatctttgggatgtggtggaacaggagcttcgtgccctggatgtgcatcccacaaatctccatcaactgcaagatgctatcctatcaatatgggccaacatgctttcagcaccttgttgaatcaatgccaggtagaattaaggcagttctgaaggcgaaagggggtcaaacacagtataagtatggtgttcctaaaaatcctttaggtgaatatatatatacacaacagaccaaaagtttggaaacatgactattttttatgtttttgaaagaagtttcttctgctcatcaatcctgcattttatttgatcaaaaatacagaaaaaacagtaatattgtgaaatattcttacaacttaaaataatagttttctatttgaatatacttcaaatagaaaaaaaatataaaaaatataaaaaaaaatattcctgtgatgcaaagctgaattttcagcatcattactccagccttcagtgtcacatgtaacatccagtctatcacatgatcatttagaaatcattctaatattctgatttattatgagtgttggaaacagttctgctgtctaatatatttgatgaataaaaggtcaaaaagaactgcatttattgaaaaaaaaaaattctaataatatatattctaaaaatatattttctttactatcacttctcatcaatttaacacatccttgctgaataaaagtattgattttatttaaaaaaaagaaagaaaaaagattactgaccccaaattactgaccagtattgtatattgttattacaaaatatttatattttaaaaacatagcttctttttttttttttttttttttttattcatcgaagtatcctaaaaaagtatcacatgttctgaaaaaatattaagcagcaaaactgtttccaaatttgataatgaatcatcatattagaatgatttctaaaggatcatgtgataatgatcctaaaaattcagctttgcatcacagaaataaatgaaaattaaaagtataataaatttaaaaataattattttaaattgtaataatatatcacaatattacatttttttctgtatttttgattaaataaatgcaggcttgatgagcagaagaaacttctttcaaagacataaaaaatagtaatgtttccaaaatgttggtctgtatatatatatatatatatatatatatatatatatatatatgtatttacaaCGGGccattgtattattaaataaaatgctcgGTCCGAACTGTGCAGACAGACATCAACAACCCGGTCTTCtttcctggtattgtagtacttttgTAAAGTACTACAATACTGGTTtatgacacatgatgtagcccagcggtTCCCAGTTCCAGTCCTcatgcacatattttgcatgtcttgcTTAGTTAACACACCAGATTCAGATGACCAACTCGAGCTACttgaatgaactgtgttccaatctaTATGAACCCTACaccgtgttcattgctccctactccctgagaagggtttacttcacttcggaacatggcTGGAATTGGGAACTGGTGATGTATCCTGTTGTCGTAATGTTGGCTCTGGTATTTTGTACAGTGATTGCAGGGCTGGCGGGACGTTCgttttcagtgctatcaggccaatgttagcattttccaagatccccctttaatacatttattttaggtTTAAGGGTTATCTAGGAGTCAAAGGGTCATACGATCTTGCTGGTCAGCTCATATAAATGATGAATTATAACAAGTTTGGATATATATAGTATCAAATAATTAAAAGGCGAGATGTCCTGTTTAAAAGTAGAGTAAGACACACACTGTACATAAAACAGCCTTCATAATCATACTAGAAAGGCACAGGATAAGGAATATTTGAACTTTTCTGTCAGTTTCCAATCTTTTTGGAAAAGGAAATAAATGCATAGATTAGTTCATTTGTGTAAGTATGGAGTACTAAGTTTATGTAATTAGTGTATATTGAAATCTGTGAAATGCTTTTGATCAAACGCTGAATTTTTATAGACACCTGTAAAGCATATTTTCAAGTTGCCAGATTAGTTTAAATGTATCGCtatctagagaaaaaaaattatcatctTTTCAAGATATATGGATAATAAAACACTTAAACAAGCACAAATTAGGCTACGCACATTATTGCagaaatctataaaaaaatattgttgaacAGAGCCTTGAGATAAAGTTTTGAGCTGCATATATTTTCGCAATCATTTGAAACTGAAATTCTATGATATGCGATTCTTCTACATGCCTTATGACAGTAAACATTTTAGAGGGGTATTTTTCTTGCTTAAACACTAAGATGACATGATTTCACTTGAAAGTCAGCTACCATTTTTGACACCTGTGTGTTGCTATGATGATTGTCAATTGTgtctatattttgtttttaattagatGTTAGATAATATACTCTACATTAAGGCTAGATTATTGAATGCTTGTTTGCTGTGGTGTTGTCACCCTTCACAGTCTTCATGGGACCCCCTTACCACCCTAACTATAATTTCATAGATCTCATAGATAACATCAACGCTACAGACAACCAGAAATACGCATGGGAAAGGTTGCCAAATCTGTTTAGCAATATCCTGCTATTACATTTTCAATTGAGGGTGCGTTTTTACTCTGTGAGAAAATGGACATGTGGCTATGAGTTGCCACTGGAGACTGTAGCTTCATGCGCAAGCACATCTGACATGTACTGTGGCTAAATGCCACTATACAAATACATACAGACAAAAGCTTTAGACATCCCTTGTTTGAAGGGACTAAGTTTTCATGCAAGGAAATCATGACTAGAAGTGAGCAAATgaacatgaaaatgtaaaaacttaATAGCATCcataatgttttacatttgaaaGTTAACATGCATTGTCATTTGCACTTGACAGTAAGTGTGCAGCACTGGGCACATtagaaaagcttttttttctgcACCTAACGGCACTAAACCACACATCTTGTTATTATGAAGAAACAAGACAACATGCATCACAGCAGAAATGAAAGGTGTTCCTTTGTGAAAGCCTAACTTGTGAAGGTCTCCATTAAAGACAGTTTATAACTGTAACATTGTATTCAGGCAGATGGATGCTGTACTTCTGAGCTGCTGAGAGAAGTTTGCTGTGTTGGTTCATCCAGTTTATCCAGTTGCTTCAAAGTTTTGTTCTTACAGTCTCTGTAAATGACGGCAGTCAGGATGGAAATGCAGAGGACTGACAGTAGAGCTAATGCTGAAAGctgataacaaataataaaagattattaTGGTGATAAGACAGAATAACAGTATTAATATTCTTCAAACATGCCTTCTTTTCCACATACTTCTGCAATTATTAGATTTAATGTACGACCTACATTCACACTGTTTCACAGATAATTTCAACTTAAGCTTTTATAAAATTGtcaattttaaagaaatgtaacagTCAAAGACTTGCATTACATTGTCAGAATGTTTGTCATTGTGGTTATTGCATACTGAACTGTTATTGGTCCGGTTTCTTGTGTCATTTGCATACTCAATTGTGGTGTTGTTTTCTTATCTTTAGGTCTTGTGACATTAGACTACACTGCACAAATTACATTCAACTACAAAAAGTTATAACATTCTTTTAATGTCTTGCAATTGCTGGTATTTCAGAAATTGCAATTGTTTCTAAAATTATATAACTTCTATTTTAATTCGGTTTTAAACCACAGCATATTAGTGCAGTCAAATTAGGGCAATTAAGGCAATATTCTGCAATGGAAAAGTCCTCTGTCAATAGTGTAGGGTTAAATGAAACATAACAGAAGTCCTGTACCAACTGAACCTGAAATTTGGTGTGGTAATCTTTCACCCTATATGCGAAATCACCCAttagattcctattgaaatgactgcatttagCATGTGAAAATTAGCaggacaacagtaaatatgatcACTTTAAAGTGATTTTAAGTGGTTTTGTTAATGCTAAGTGATAAAAAACAAAGTAGTCTGCAGCATTGAGTATGCTAATATTTAGCAACAATGTGTCATAAATGTAATTCAGCTAATTTGTCATCTCATTAGTGtcataaaatcatttttaaagaagtttctatTTAATAAACTGTGTAAACACAGTATACTCACCCTTGAGTAGAAAGTGATTTTTTCGGTCAGGTGTAGCAGTTCTGTTCCTTTCACTTCAGTGTCATTCATTCCGGTGGGTTTGCACCATTTAATCTGGAGGTTTTCATCCAAGACGTAATCTCCTTCCCAGTGTGCCATGCCACACGCAATATAAGCACCATCAAACAGCAACAGAAACATCCACAATGAAGGCGGAAtcagagtaaataaaaaaatctctgtGATATTCTTCGATTTACGTCTGCAAGGCCTTCTCATGAACATCATCACAGTCAAAGCCAGAAGAGCAGGTCCAAGAAGGATGAAGCTGATCAGTAGTGCGTTAAGGCCTGGGGTACATGGGCACGAAAATTCCCGATCCATTAAATATTGCAGTCCGATTAATACAACAGTAAATGGCAACGTGCCAACTCTTGAAGTTTTTCCGAGCTGTTTTTCCAGGTTGTTCGCAAATTGCTCTGGTAACGACATCTTCACCAATGTAATTTGGTCACTTTGATGAGGCTTGTACACCTTCTGTTGTAAggcggtgagcgtgatttcaccaagtacaacatgttcctggatcacatccttgttgatcctggatcaacatccttgttgatcctggaacaacattcaaatcaaccaatcagaattgagatataacttttcaggaaatatctgttatAGGCTTGCAaccagggttaggtgcttctaaacccttgttaatcagctatcatttcccactgattttaggaatacatTATGGGTAGTGTCAGGTTTAGGGGTAGAGATTGTGTtaggtctatatttttggacaataatgttgatccaggaacatgtcttacttggaaaATTAACGGCGACTGTTCTAAGGCAATGCCAGGTTTTTCCTGAAATGGAAATTATAGTGGATCAAACCTGTTAAACAgggaagaaaatgtaaaaaatacgaCACGCAACATGACTAAGCCATTGTTCTTAAATTAGGTATGCAAATATGTATACATCTCAATAACAACTAAAAATGGCAAGAAAACCtagtttattttatagtttttggtCCAAAATCACATTaggtgtatatgtatgtatttaaataataaatgtcctACATTTCCCCTTATTCAACAGGTGGTTGAACATGGTGCAATATCAAGCTAGTATATTTTGTAGTTAAAAACACTTCAACCCAAAGTGAAGACAGACCAGTAAACTGTGTACATCATTTTGTAtaaaagatttacatttaatacatttccaGAAAATACAAGCAAACCAGACGTACAAATCaactataaaattataaaactttatctCCTTGTCCTCTAGTAGTGTACATTTGCAcagagaatgtgttttttttcatcaaacaTGGCATTTCAAGAGTCTCGCACGTGTCATTTCACAACCAGTGAGTGAAAGTGAGTCTACGTGACAGAAAATTTGTTTTCAGTCCTTTTAAGTGCTGAAAGACATTTTGCgatatgaaaatgaaataacaTGGTTTCAAGTTGTACAGTTGCAAAAACCATCTTGGGTTGGTTTCACTTTCGGTTTTGACTGCATATTTGAAGCACCTGGAAACACCGGTCAACTTAAAGATAAACATATCATCGAtgagatatcaaaaataaaatctgtgatgagcatatgatgcattttttaaataagtgtctCTTTTTTTCTAATACTGCTAAATGTAAGAGGCAACTTGGAAATATCTAGGCATTGGCGATTGTTTCACCAACAGGAAAACATATACATAGTGTGTAGGTAAATAAACCTATAtaaaattcactttaaatgtATGTAAAGCCTTTTGAGATTGAGCAGCTTTGTccgtttcattttttttcatattcgtGTAGTGCATTTACAAAGTCAGAAAGCAAAGAAAAACATCTCATTTGTCATTCATAAAAAGACATTTTGGTTGCAACAGAAAGCAactgttaaaatgaaaactggCACATTTATGTTGGATGCAAAGTGAGATGATTTAACCTGACTGGACATTAAAAAAAGTCTGTTTTTTGTCATATATTTTTTACAGctctttataaaaaacaaaatgaagcaAGTCGTGGAAAGCTAGGTTACGCCGCCGTTTCTCGAATCGTCGTTTCCAGTCTCTTTGGGAGTAAATTGCGTCTCATGTCGAGGTTGATGACTGGCTTTCGACAGTGCTGTCCGTCATGGTACGTCATCTGTGAGTAAATGGGGTTTGAATAGTTCATGGCCTGGAAACATACAATGATGTTATAGTTTGGTTTATACTTTCTTAATGAACGTAAAATGCTTCATTTTAATGAGTTCTGGAATGCACCTGTCCTGGAATGAGTTCCTTTGGAATGTTCTGGATGGGTAAAGTGTGTGCAGTCAGTGGGCGCGCGGGGGGCAAATTGTGCGGGTCGCTTGACTTCACACACCAGCCctaaaaaacaacagcatttcaCTGGAATGCACCAAAACCATTGAAAACATTGCAAATATAAACAAACTtgcagattaaaataataaattagaatatttaaTTTGGGGAATTCTGGTTGGAACCCAAGTTACATATAAAGCAAgaatttaaaactaaaattgcTACTCTGTTTGGAGTACTCTTCTACTTCTGTGAACTCAATTGATTTGTGGCTAAGAAATCGGTCCCATAAAGACTAAATGTCCTGAAACAGACCTTTTCACATCTTATGGAACTTCTCAGCACAATTTTGGATACTGAATCTGACAtatcatacagtcatgatttgtTATGCTCTATTATTTGAATTGCttaaatgtggaaaaaaatatttaattattgtttaaggaaacattttacattttcagataCAACTGAAgtagtaaaataactaaaactgaaaacgtTAGCAATTTTTCTCAACTTTTTCTGTTGCTTAGCCCCTTAACTTtcaccccgtcccgaatacgGGACGCCTAGGTTTACCTtactatattacaataaaatctaatctaatcttgacaaactatatatcgttggaaaggtctaagactcccaaatatatattttaccaatgttttttgttcaaagttatgtaggaaaagtaatagatcaatttatgacaagagtgcaccctcaaaaatctagattataacaggagtttgacctttgtttaaaaaaaagacttctttgttgcctttttttctATCAAATTtgagaaatcatcagaaattatatatcacctgaaaacttaaaatctcaaaattcatcctttaaaacccattttaaaatcagacattgcattaccatgtaaatggtacatcaatatcatgttacaaaatgttttcagtcatgaattataaaaatttaggtttgtatcatgcacattcaagtctatcttcaaaaacgtgagtgacagttaagggacTAGTTGTCAGcaggttatttgtttttaaaagacctTGTTCATGAAACACCAGCAGAATGAATTTATGaaagtttatgaaaaaaaaaaaaactaagaaattcCAACAATATAGAAATGCTGTTAAGTCCAGAACGTGATGTTCAGAACTTACAATTCCTAATCATTTAGTACCTTATGAGGATCAAGGGTGAAGCTGGGGTGAAGAAAGCTTCCCACATCTACGTGATTGTCGTGATCAACTTCGTACATGTTATAGGACGGATTTCCAATCTCCACGTTCAAGCCACCATTGGCCATAGGCTGCCGCTGAACCTGTTTACCTCTGTGTAGGGGTAACATACAATATCTTTGTTTAGTTTTCACAGGAACATTTAGCACACAAGCTAAATGCTGAAGCACAGTTGGTTTACAAGATCTCCTACAGCAATATCAATACATCAGATGTGTAATGTTCCGATTATACATCTAATGCAGCTAATTacttaatttgtttatatatttacctTCGACATCTTTTGCAAATCAGGAGTCCCACTGCAACAGCGGTGATAATGCATACAAGAAGAACTAGAGGCACTATTATGGCAATACTtcctgaaaaaaatacaaataaaaagaagaacagaaaaaaaattaagttatgtgCACTTTACAGAGTTTCAGTTACACTGCATTTACATGAAGTGATATGaatgctttatttaaacatttttaaattgagtAATGCCCTTCAGAAGCTACAGAAGGTACTGACATTTTTCCACAAgacaaaatatgtaaaatttaCCAGGATATTTGAATTCAAAATGTTTTCATACCCTTGATGCTAACTGCTAACCTTTAGCTAACACAGCTAAAACTTCAATGTTTCTCtgcaaaaatgaaacaaattgaCTTCCTGGAACCGCTTGACTGACCACCAGGGGAAAGTTTGTCTCTACCAACTTGGACAGAAGGGAAAAGTAGAATATTTTCTCTCCTGACTGACATAAAATTACAGAATTATACCACTGTTGAGAAACCTCATTTTGGCTAAATTCTAACACAGAATTACAATTATTCTGCTggaaatcccagaatgcattacaaTGACCATACAAAATGGAGAACCAGGgaactgttaaaataaaataattcaataatgagAACGATCTAATAAAAACAGAACTTTTTGCCCATCATTtatgtacattacatttttttctgttttgttttgttttgtttttttggtactTTTATGCAATTAGCAACCAAACTCCATTAAAATCAATTGTGATTGTAAAGTTTTTGGAAAacgtgcgtatgtgtgtgtttgtgacactCACTCCCGCTGACATTTTCTGAACGGTTGGTCTTGGTTGCAGGTCTTTCGCACTGTGTTCCTGACCAGTTTGCAGAACACCTGTGAACAAATAAGCAAATAATCATTCCTTGAGAAAAACCTTGTCACAACAGTGTACCATATTTGTGAAAAGCACCCTGCatgtttaaacataaaaaaaagaatagatgaAATTATGAATATTGCAACCATCAAAGATGATAAATAATGGATACTAGAAGACCAA
This region includes:
- the si:dkeyp-122a9.2 gene encoding uncharacterized protein si:dkeyp-122a9.2; protein product: MSLPEQFANNLEKQLGKTSRVGTLPFTVVLIGLQYLMDREFSCPCTPGLNALLISFILLGPALLALTVMMFMRRPCRRKSKNITEIFLFTLIPPSLWMFLLLFDGAYIACGMAHWEGDYVLDENLQIKWCKPTGMNDTEVKGTELLHLTEKITFYSRLSALALLSVLCISILTAVIYRDCKNKTLKQLDKLDEPTQQTSLSSSEVQHPSA